A genomic region of Plasmodium vivax chromosome 1, whole genome shotgun sequence contains the following coding sequences:
- a CDS encoding hypothetical protein, conserved (encoded by transcript PVX_087715A; Apicoplast targeted protein. Curated by Stuart Ralph, Walter and Eliza Hall Institute of Medical Research, Australia.) — protein sequence MYIFSLINLFKSASSVLTKPSYAYIQNCNHIISQLPKKTNKLILSSCSNKKNYNAFVCKSYKKYKMNKKFSSSINMNKSNENENVLKDNNNISAFNKNTSDVKNFENFNQSSRSSAFGKRYSHGSKSKSKVSSGSYVGGGVGGSGVAGDGEGGGGGGSKYTSGHTYSGNHPGHHPNQINRETGAKNEEASYSLNETKLNTNANYMNSSMKENKGGGYPMNSSDPNMPPVNESSKIIQHNTKMSSFNKDNMLRKGVKDEGMYGHSGLGPNNSANNVMGSVDNAKSGMNNNSGSATGGNAPGGNAAGGNYPENNQVKSTSYKNTKNSGSGSGNNRNNSMSEKKTNMEGIGSTNLKGNERFSHLNENRASSTKYNAKNAFSSNKKNMSTYNTNLSNANNNNPKKGGENASYAQNNFKRETSDDILNSNVNMAELNKNVGVVMDPNMNSIDMSNKLSAKDSYGKGDGVNNDANVGANTGNSNRTGNSRGGNGRIGNGRSGNGRSSKGHRGGRRRNNNSGGNNAGASNAGANNADASNAGANNAGASNAGANNAGANNAGGNNAGANNAGVNNSGANNFGVNNPSGTTPGGNSGTGRSGKRGSRRGGNRNRRSSNNNSGAFKSLSMTKSKDEKMNENFDNAMQENEYLQDNANNLRGMSENQPAHGGRGRNNKMVSYGSNAAMGGGRMSNVGMNGVQNMQSMQSMQNVQNVQNVQNVQNMQSMQSMQSVQNMANLPSMHSAKSPEHGKKSSRENEKATPGAMMKSARNMSYDNKGNNYMNDANQANAYEAKKSDPYANYSSSNSLKTMSQMNTMNSVSNVHNMGSMHNMNSMNSVNSAGSMSGANQMSGANNLMDDHYSGSQQNKQSGNVSGSTPFPNMDADAFLFHDFNEFVTYMYKDENILTLFYIRKNYLKAESREEFVTENDKIKYSIIWSFPNDEKITVTGTHSTKKLSKKVCVKKILQKLKNISVLEIDQMTKWMINSLNVVLKVEHKNMETKVNNNNMFCTSIEWKINNKMYHSMGIHAHEKIAEIVATQNLYMILYDVKDQLVKEMESGKMSGQHGTAGGMNSGKAYENSLFDKMMNNSNSKGYDDHAANKMGGKFEYGKGQMMQNKNMMDAAALYKTGSPSNKDFNAQGMNNYNTYYNPNDGMLHPQCGDNPMMHPMQGGAPVGAAVGAAGNMNPYARGGNSMELTNAGQLAGNNLNMNLMNYPNGNNMGGMPIMNDKNMGPGVGADHMNGLNNPGMVAPAPVITDPTDLIAYNLTKQDSGSIQMLRNNIASRYKVHQTENFEQVYNLFKCTLEWEWKNGKIACKTKSVGYGTTKNLAKCEAAYDMLVKNNLIEYISSTDRKNAHYIKDLIQKDVNKAMKLAIQFIMQYSSNAWSIFLVYLLRELLIDGNYDHINRLLTTVVEVSKEGRIEADKINESNSANAGGGSGANAGRMDGNHSHRSSRMNNSGQNHGIYSSNADGENYVDSSSSLFFCNPYIKNRSDNSNYVHKLVSIDLWEKLIDECVVVLNDKLCFHCITLLKEVELDYSIFISKCAHDYYKKYRIMLALELQANLSQSIQEKRDFEYLHENKSLLLKVKSATMPILSFTCTLTLEEKEWMKSTQMREDDIVLLKPCDLMLTDEDAWSSSLIGTITSTKSDNTVYNINVRIFSAENTRKANVKYSKYKLFLLLNIVTHERMLQALRAITFISSIPTTNQSPYVFTPEIRFLILHSYNKYSKHIAQTGKLNHEIAEYEKIKMDFHSHESSKNSGQEDLLTQYSGQAKNPYGDLLNDALNRQIGKTHTDDIDQYLIESINLPTNLPLNDSQKLACLSALTRRLTLVQGPPGTGKTHVACAIIDSWHRQNSNKKILAVADSNVAANNLVEGLKKRNIQAVRVGAGSDSDFHEEAIMDFHRYKDLLKLRKNNLQKEAKVMKALLFLEAVKKYNVVIATCVGSGHEIFDNEKFERVIIDECAQSIEPSNLIPLGHNCNNLVLIGDHKQLPPTIISSDATKLGLDRSLLERFVMAKIAPVHLLTTQRRMHLSICTFPNIHFYDNKLKTENVTEENRPIIKGFLWPNPKCRLAFIDVSLGKPGSKFENAYGTSKFNLYEIEPLISVLKSIVNEGCVSVDEIGILTAYDAQKVKLKKAVQDAFPYEAACRIEIDSIDGFQGKEKDLILFSAVRSNANNELGFLKDARRLNVMLTRAKRGVILFGDQFTLANDPENWLPWLNWISSKRAVVHITKLNEHLENADYSLIDKLNKINKTVNLKNVNVSDNYFLYGNDTGFSNDYNEPQNYNQNEEANFTVGLNDTKEEVEPVEEIVENWEDLL from the coding sequence atgtacattttcTCCCTAATTAACCTATTCAAGTCTGCATCGAGTGTCCTGACGAAACCCTCGTACGCGTACATTCAAAACTGCAATCATATCATTTCACAGCTCCCCAAAAAAACCAATAAACTAATTTTAAGCAGTTGTTCGaacaagaaaaattataatgctTTTGTATGCAAATCTTacaagaaatataaaatgaataaaaaattttcgagttccataaatatgaataagagtaacgaaaatgaaaatgttttaaaagataataataacatCTCTGCGTTTAATAAAAACACCAGTGACGTTAAGAATTTTGAGAACTTTAACCAAAGCAGCAGGAGTTCCGCCTTCGGCAAACGATACAGCCATGGCAGTAAGAGCAAAAGCAAGGTATCTTCCGGCAGTTATGTTGGTGGAGGTGTTGGTGGTAGTGGGGTAGCAGGTGATGGCGAAggcggcggaggaggaggtaGTAAGTACACGAGTGGCCACACCTATTCGGGGAATCACCCAGGTCACCACCCAAACCAGATCAACAGAGAAACGGGGgccaaaaatgaagaagccaGTTACTCCCTAAACGAAACGAAGTTAAATACAAATGCGAATTATATGAATTCGAGCATGAAAGAAAACAAAGGAGGAGGATATCCCATGAACAGTAGCGACCCCAACATGCCACCTGTCAACGAGAGTAGTAAAATCATTCAGCACAACACCAAAATGAGTAGTTTCAATAAGGATAATATGTTGCGCAAAGGCGTGAAGGACGAAGGTATGTACGGCCACAGTGGCTTAGGGCCCAACAACAGTGCCAACAATGTGATGGGTAGCGTCGACAATGCAAAAAGCGGCATGAATAACAACAGTGGAAGCGCAACAGGAGGAAACGCACCAGGTGGAAACGCCGCGGGCGGTAATTACCCAGAGAATAATCAGGTGAAAAGCACGAGCTacaaaaataccaaaaacagcggaagcggaagcggAAATAACAGGAACAACAGCATGagcgagaaaaaaacgaacatgGAAGGCATAGGCAGCACGAACTTAAAGGGCAACGAACGATTTAGCCACCTGAACGAGAACCGTGCCAGCAGCACCAAGTACAATGCGAAGAACGCCTTCAGCtcaaataagaaaaatatgtctACGTATAACACAAATTTGAGCAACGCGAACAATAACAACCCTAAAAAGGGCGGTGAAAATGCCTCTTATGCACAGAACAATTTCAAGAGAGAAACTTCAGATGATATATTGAATAGTAATGTCAATATGGCAGagttaaataaaaacgttGGGGTTGTTATGGATCCCAATATGAACAGCATTGACATGAGCAACAAACTGAGCGCTAAGGATTCTTACGGAAAAGGCGACGGTGTCAACAATGATGCAAACGTCGGCGCGAATACCGGAAATAGCAACCGAACTGGCAACTCGCGGGGCGGCAATGGTCGAATCGGTAACGGGCGCAGCGGCAACGGCCGGAGCTCCAAGGGTCATAGAGGCGGCCGCAGAAGAAACAACAACTCGGGTGGGAATAATGCCGGCGCGAGTAACGCAGGCGCGAATAATGCAGATGCGAGTAACGCAGGTGCGAATAATGCAGGAGCGAGTAACGCAGGTGCGAATAATGCAGGAGCGAATAATGCAGGTGGAAACAACGCTGGCGCAAACAACGCTGGTGTAAACAACTCTGGCGCAAACAACTTTGGCGTAAATAACCCCAGCGGAACCACCCCCGGCGGGAACAGCGGCACCGGCCGAAGCGGCAAGCGGGGCAGCAGACGAGGCGGCAACAGGAACAGGCGaagcagcaacaacaacTCGGGTGCGTTCAAGTCCCTCAGCATGACGAAAAGCAaggacgaaaaaatgaatgaaaacTTTGACAATGCAATGCAGGAAAATGAGTACTTGCAGGATAACGCAAATAATTTAAGGGGCATGTCGGAGAACCAGCCCGCGCATGGCGGCAGGGGAAGAAATAACAAGATGGTCTCCTATGGCTCGAACGCGGCCATGGGCGGAGGCCGCATGAGCAACGTGGGCATGAACGGCGTGCAAAACATGCAGAGCATGCAAAgtatgcaaaatgtgcaaaatgtgcaaaatgtgcaaaatgtgcaaaacATGCAAAGTATGCAGAGCATGCAAAGTGTGCAAAACATGGCAAACCTGCCAAGCATGCACAGCGCGAAGAGCCCCGAGCACGGAAAGAAAAGCTCaagagaaaatgaaaaggccACCCCCGGGGCAATGATGAAGAGCGCGAGAAACATGTCCTACGACAACAAGGGGAACAACTACATGAATGACGCGAACCAGGCGAACGCGTACGAGGCGAAGAAGAGCGACCCGTATGCGAATTACTCCTCCTCCAACAGCTTGAAAACGATGAGCCAAATGAACACCATGAACAGCGTGAGCAACGTGCACAACATGGGCAGCATGCACAACATGAACAGCATGAATAGCGTGAACAGCGCGGGCAGCATGAGTGGAGCAAACCAGATGAGCGGCGCGAACAACCTTATGGACGACCACTACAGCGGAAGCCAGCAAAACAAGCAAAGCGGCAACGTGAGCGGCTCCACGCCCTTCCCCAACATGGATGCAGACGCATTTCTGTTCCACGACTTCAACGAATTCGTGACGTACATGTATAAGgatgaaaacattttaacCCTTTTCTACATACGAAAGAATTACCTAAAGGCAGAGTCGCGCGAAGAATTTGTAACcgaaaatgacaaaataaaatactcaATCATTTGGTCCTTTCCTAATGATGAAAAGATTACCGTTACGGGGACGCATAGCACAAAAAAGTTAAGCAAAAAAGTATGcgtaaagaaaattttacaaaagttAAAAAACATCTCAGTTTTGGAGATAGACCAAATGACCAAGTGGATGATCAACAGCTTAAATGTGGTTCTCAAAGTggagcataaaaatatggaaaCTAAGGTGAACAATAATAACATGTTTTGCACCAGCATTGAATGGAAAATCAACAACAAAATGTATCACTCCATGGGGATACATGCTCATGAGAAGATTGCCGAAATTGTCGCAACACAGAACCTGTACATGATTCTGTATGACGTCAAGGACCAGCTGGTTAAAGAAATGGAGAGTGGCAAAATGAGTGGCCAGCACGGCACCGCAGGCGGAATGAATAGCGGCAAGGCGTACGAAAATAGCCTCTTCgacaaaatgatgaataaCAGCAATAGTAAAGGCTACGACGATCATGCTGCCAATAAAATGGGAGGCAAGTTCGAGTACGGAAAAGGGCAAATGATGCagaacaaaaatatgatgGATGCCGCGGCTCTTTACAAAACTGGAAGCCCCTCGAATAAAGACTTCAATGCACAAGGCATGAATAATTACAACACGTATTATAATCCGAATGACGGGATGCTGCACCCGCAGTGTGGCGACAATCCAATGATGCACCCCATGCAAGGGGGCGCACCTGTTGGCGCTGCTGTTGGTGCTGCGGGCAATATGAATCCCTACGCCAGGGGTGGAAACAGCATGGAGCTAACCAACGCAGGCCAACTTGCCGGAAACAACCTGAACATGAACCTTATGAACTACCCAAATGGAAACAACATGGGGGGCATGCCCATTATGAACGACAAAAATATGGGACCAGGCGTAGGAGCAGACCACATGAACGGGCTGAATAACCCCGGAATGGTAGCCCCAGCACCGGTGATAACGGACCCAACTGACCTCATCGCCTACAATTTAACGAAACAAGACTCGGGTAGCATCCAAATGCTCAGAAACAACATTGCCTCAAGGTACAAGGTGCACCAAACGGAGAACTTCGAGCAGGTGTACAATTTGTTCAAGTGTACGCTCGAGTgggaatggaaaaatggaaagattGCCTGCAAAACGAAAAGTGTCGGTTATGGTACCACCAAAAATTTGGCCAAGTGCGAAGCAGCCTACGACATGCTGGTCAAGAATAACCTCATAGAGTACATATCCTCCACGGATAGGAAGAACGCGcattatataaaagattTAATACAGAAGGATGTGAACAAAGCGATGAAGCTAGCCATTCAGTTTATCATGCAGTATAGCAGTAACGCCTGGTCGATTTTTTTAGTTTACCTTTTGAGGGAGTTGCTCATAGATGGCAATTACGACCACATCAATAGGCTTCTCACCACCGTAGTGGAAGTTAGCAAAGAGGGAAGAATCGAGGCAGATAAAATCAACGAGAGTAATAGTGCCAATGCAGGTGGGGGAAGTGGCGCAAATGCAGGCAGAATGGATGGCAATCATTCGCACCGATCTAGCAGAATGAACAACAGCGGTCAGAATCACGGCATATACAGCAGCAATGCAGATGGAGAAAACTACGTAGACAGTTCCAGCAGCCTATTCTTCTGTAACCCCTACATTAAGAACCGAAGTGACAATAGCAATTATGTGCATAAGCTGGTATCCATAGATTTGTGGGAAAAATTAATCGACGAGTGTGTGGTCGTTTTAAATGACAAGCTGTGCTTCCACTGTATAACCCTCCTGAAGGAAGTTGAACTCGATTACTCCATCTTTATTTCGAAATGTGCCCATGATTATTATAAGAAGTATAGAATTATGTTAGCCCTGGAACTGCAAGCCAATCTGTCGCAGAGCATTCAGGAGAAAAGAGATTTCGAATATTTGCATGAAAATAAATCGCTACTGTTAAAGGTAAAGAGTGCGACTATGCCCATTTTGTCATTCACCTGTACCTTAACATTGGAGGAGAAGGAATGGATGAAGTCGACGCAAATGAGGGAAGACGACATTGTGTTGCTAAAACCGTGTGATTTGATGCTCACGGATGAAGATGCCTGGTCTAGCAGCCTCATCGGTACCATTACAAGTACAAAGAGTGACAACACAGTTTATAACATTAACGTCAGAATATTCTCAGCGGAGAACACCAGAAAGGCAAATGTGAAGTATAGCAAGTATAAGCTCTTCCTATTATTGAACATCGTAACGCATGAAAGAATGCTGCAGGCTCTGAGGGCCATCACCTTTATTAGCTCCATCCCGACGACGAACCAATCGCCGTACGTGTTCACCCCAGAAATCCGCTTCCTCATTCTGCACTCGTATAACAAATATTCAAAGCACATTGCGCAGACGGGGAAATTGAACCACGAAATTGCAGAGTATGAAAAGATTAAGATGGATTTCCACAGCCATGAGTCGTCCAAAAATAGTGGGCAAGAAGATTTACTAACCCAGTACAGTGGGCAGGCAAAGAACCCCTATGGAGACCTACTCAACGATGCTTTGAACAgacaaattggaaaaactCACACAGATGATATTGATCAGTATTTAATCGAATCGATCAATTTGCCAACCAATTTGCCCCTAAACGATTCGCAAAAATTGGCGTGCCTGAGTGCTCTAACCAGAAGATTAACCCTTGTGCAAGGACCCCCCGGTACAGGAAAAACCCACGTTGCTTGCGCGATTATTGACAGCTGGCATAGGCAGAATAGTAACAAAAAGATACTGGCCGTGGCTGACTCCAACGTCGCAGCTAATAACCTCGTGGAAGGACtcaaaaagaggaacatcCAGGCAGTCAGAGTGGGAGCGGGAAGTGACAGCGATTTCCACGAAGAAGCCATCATGGACTTCCACCGATATAAGGATCTCCTAAAGTTgagaaaaaacaatttgCAAAAGGAAGCCAAAGTTATGAAAGCTCTGTTATTCctcgaagcggtgaagaagtacaaCGTCGTCATAGCTACCTGTGTCGGTTCAGGACATGAAATATTTGACAATGAAAAATTCGAAAGAGTCATTATTGACGAATGTGCACAGTCGATTGAGCCTTCGAATCTTATTCCACTTGGGCACAATTGCAACAATTTGGTCTTAATAGGAGATCACAAGCAGTTGCCACCAACTATCATTTCGTCTGACGCTACCAAATTAGGGTTAGATCGATCCCTGCTGGAACGATTTGTCATGGCCAAAATCGCCCCCGTTCATTTGCTAACCACGCAGAGACGTATGCATCTAAGTATTTGTACCTTTCCAAACatccatttttatgataacaAATTGAAGACTGAAAATGTCACCGAGGAGAATCGACCCATTATTAAGGGTTTCTTGTGGCCGAACCCTAAATGCAGATTGGCATTCATCGATGTGTCTCTTGGAAAGCCAGGAAGCAAGTTTGAAAATGCCTACGGTACTTCCAAGTTTAATTTGTACGAAATTGAGCCCCTAATATCTGTGCTAAAATCGATTGTAAATGAGGGTTGCGTGTCCGTCGACGAAATAGGTATTTTAACAGCATACGATGCGCAGAAAGTGAAGTTGAAGAAAGCCGTCCAAGATGCCTTCCCCTATGAGGCAGCATGTCGTATAGAAATTGACTCCATCGATGGGTTccaaggaaaggaaaaagattTGATTCTCTTTTCTGCGGTTAGGTCAAATGCAAATAACGAATTAGGATTTTTAAAGGATGCCAGAAGGTTGAATGTCATGTTGACAAGAGCTAAAAGAGGAGTGATCCTATTTGGAGATCAGTTCACCCTTGCCAATGACCCCGAAAACTGGCTACCCTGGCTCAACTGGATTTCCTCCAAAAGGGCCGTCGTACACATCACCAAGTTGAATGAGCACTTAGAAAATGCAGATTATTCCCTGATAGATAAgctaaacaaaataaacaaaactgttaatttgaaaaatgtgaacgTATCGGataattatttcttatatGGAAATGACACTGGATTTTCGAACGACTACAATGAGCCGCAGAATTATAACCAGAACGAAGAAGCCAACTTCACCGTCGGTTTGAATGACACCAAGGAGGAAGTAGAGCCAGTCGAAGAGATTGTTGAGAATTGGGAAGATTTGCTCTGA
- a CDS encoding hypothetical protein, conserved (encoded by transcript PVX_087725A) — protein sequence MNYTIKCLLFGVLLNAACKIDVLCLEGNGINNNYQSPSENYHNDMSIFAERSDNKGCTGDIEQRLINGEKFLSQNYQSENPENLKDYISLKTNQFREYIMHLFKSNSVASNDFYKVLFDCAKVSSAKPYLIDICVNKYLKKHNIDFSPTCLSCFSSFIGCSFISCNKQCAKDQCNDECKSCSEKNCFRTLLNCTKLDALPDPCK from the coding sequence atgaattatacaATTAAGTGCCTCCTCTTTGGCGTTCTTCTGAACGCGGCCTGCAAAATTGACGTACTCTGCCTGGAAGGTAACGGTATTAACAACAATTACCAATCCCCAAGTGAAAACTACCATAACGATATGAGCATATTTGCGGAAAGAAGTGACAATAAAGGATGTACAGGTGACATCGAGCAGAGACTAATAAATGGAGAGAAGTTCCTAAGTCAAAATTATCAAAGCGAAAATCCAGAAAATCTGAAAGATTATATAAGCTTAAAAACGAACCAGTTTAGGGAGTACATAATGCATCTGTTCAAATCGAATAGCGTTGCGTCCAACGATTTCTACAAAGTCCTTTTTGACTGCGCTAAGGTGTCATCGGCAAAACCGTACTTAATAgatatatgtgtaaataaatatttgaaaaaacacAACATTGATTTTTCCCCGACGTGCTTGAGCtgcttttcctccttcatcgGGTGTTCCTTTATTTCGTGCAACAAGCAGTGCGCAAAGGACCAGTGCAATGACGAGTGCAAATCGTGCAGCGAGAAAAACTGCTTCAGAACTTTGTTAAACTGTACCAAGCTGGACGCCCTGCCCGACCCCTGCAAGTAG
- a CDS encoding hypothetical protein, conserved (encoded by transcript PVX_087710A), with translation MVRYVESTYSHGREQPQRDIFENHFRKSQVTNFVHTDHHFEKVYNLWNNFHFGGEVNVRESVHTKGESPPQKGKACEEGNNVFKFCSDEGDRNVMKRNLVGIYIPTNRGIHSVDVSYFYIFKSLKDSFKGKLFFEIYFILPNCIFFLSFVETFKALIYYERVIAHTRRENKKRELSVQKKMKNNLLQKVYRQRKADLKKELREELEKILSQKKYTKVIYEDAVELCSFFANFLKINSFNFIDLHHLYQDVIALHEINLSKRSIFSVIPILFPGIFDSSLVCEYGRVLSSEGMHCTNGVDRSNQVLRKNGITTPWKAKYGSALKYERSSSESKKGKSPNRDDPPDEFHKLKRKIISICSNADDSNQLLNFEKHLIHILYIFPCAHKLLVKYKDLEGHNVCYKMNGFVDKYNSLNNFGATLVKRKNAKLSSNEGIRRRNKMTPSEITSRSYQLSSGRLLNSVCNNLGANEEAIYSHPLIVGKNIYAYIYEVNRCSKSIFFRFNLNAKDVLFRNVLSSEVKSTCWERKANGRKLNRLWRNIKEGLFLGKSKAQISRNQKLYNYKNNILTGVLHDKENNFHYFDDKRVGDVVLCTICHISVCGKFIYLQRFDKANLIFHFRKEKYVNLEKKFDYDDAKRLDEKVLRELL, from the coding sequence ATGGTGCGCTACGTGGAAAGCACATACTCACATGGAAGGGAGCAACCCCAGAGagacatttttgaaaatcattttcgaaaaagtCAGGTGACGAACTTCGTGCACACAGATCACCATTTCGAAAAGGTTTACAACCTCTGGaataatttccattttgggggtgAAGTAAATGTACGCGAAAGTGTGCatacaaagggggagagtcccccccaaaaaggtAAGGCTTGTGAGGAGGGGAACAATGtctttaaattttgttcagaTGAAGGGGATAGGAACGTCATGAAAAGGAATTTGGTCGGCATTTACATTCCCACGAATAGGGGCATTCACTCAGTGGATGTTagctatttttacattttcaaaagTCTGAAGGATTCCTTTAAGGGGAAATTGTTCTTCgagatttattttatcttgCCGAACTGCATTTTCTTTCTCTCCTTTGTTGAAACTTTTAAGGCGTTAATTTATTACGAAAGGGTTATTGCACACACGAggagggaaaataaaaagagggaGTTAAGTGtgcaaaagaaaatgaaaaataatttgctaCAAAAGGTGTATAGACAAAGAAAAGCTGATTTAAAGAAGGAACTGAGGGAAGAGCTGGAAAAAATCCTTTCGCAGAAGAAGTACACGAAAGTAATTTACGAAGATGCTGTTGAgttgtgttccttttttgccaactttttaaaaatcaattcgtttaattttataGATTTGCACCATCTCTACCAGGATGTGATAGCGCTACACGAGATCAACCTTTCAAAGCGAAGTATCTTTTCGGTTATCCCGATTTTGTTCCCGGGAATTTTTGACAGTTCGCTCGTCTGTGAGTACGGGAGGGTGCTGTCCAGCGAGGGGATGCACTGCACCAATGGAGTGGATCGCTCGAACCAGGTCCTACGTAAAAACGGAATAACCACTCCTTGGAAGGCAAAATATGGAAGCGCGTTGAAATATGAGAGATCCTCATCCGAAtcgaaaaaaggcaaatcgCCAAACAGGGACGACCCCCCTGATGAGTTTCACAaattgaagagaaaaattatatccATATGTAGCAACGCCGATGATAGTAATCAGCTTCTTAACTTTGAAAAGCACTTAATAcacattttgtatatatttccaTGTGCCCATAAATTACTGGTAAAGTATAAGGACCTGGAGGGGCACAACGTGTGCTACAAGATGAACGGATTTGTGGACAAGTACAATTCGCTGAACAATTTTGGAGCCACTTTGGTGAAGAGAAAGAATGCCAAACTATCTTCCAATGAGggaataagaagaagaaataaaatgaccCCTTCGGAGATTACCTCCCGTAGTTATCAACTGAGCAGTGGTAGACTGCTCAACTCCGTGTGCAACAATTTAGGCGCAAACGAAGAGGCCATATATAGCCATCCCCTAATTGTgggcaaaaatatatatgcatacatatacgaGGTGAATAGGTGTAgcaaaagtatatttttccGCTTCAATTTAAACGCAAAGGATGTCCTCTTTCGAAACGTTCTATCCAGTGAGGTCAAATCGACCTGTTGGGAGAGGAAAGCAAATGGGAGAAAACTTAACCGCCTATGGAGAAACATAAAGGAGGGTCTCTTTTTGGGAAAGTCAAAAGCGCAAATCAGTAGGAACcaaaaattgtacaattataaaaataacatactGACGGGGGTGTTGCACgataaggaaaataattttcactATTTTGACGATAAACGAGTTGGCGACGTGGTCCTGTGCACCATATGCCACATTTCGGTGTGCgggaaatttatttatttgcaaagGTTCGACAAGGCAAATTTGATTTTCCACTTCCGGAAGGAGAAGTACgtcaatttggaaaaaaaatttgactACGACGATGCTAAGAGGTTGGACGAAAAGGTGTTACGGGAGCTTCTGTAA
- a CDS encoding hypothetical protein, conserved (encoded by transcript PVX_087720A): protein MKCFKMEDLAKSGIYSKQFSLSQNKHSSERLQRLEKRLSGLHFSIELQKNEKIDKLNEKINLLEEKLVEMNENSNRTFEKLNEKLNDIRVDVNNYKTELEEFKNDHRKKLEILQKKAEEFIDKEKEEWNKLKIKLIKDFQNKTSLLKEEMTEEYGLLQEKEESLRRFYDNEIANLKSVVQNEINERIKTEKIILRDVDDKVNEIIKIIKNEKITRENYSENLVSLIEQYFSRIKKEIDNVRK, encoded by the exons ATGAAATGCTTTAAAATGG AAGATTTAGCCAAAAGCGGAATCTACAGCAAACAGTTCTCCCTCAGCCAAAACAAGCACAGCAGC GAAAGGTTGCAGAGACTTGAAAAGAGACTGAGCGGGCTACACTTCAGCATCGAATtgcagaaaaatgaaaagattgac AAACTAAACGAGAAGATCAACCTGCTGGAGGAGAAACTGGTAGAAATGAACGAAAACTCAAATAGGACcttcgaaaaattaaatgaaaag CTGAACGACATCAGAGTGGACGTCAATAATTACAAAACTGAATTGGAAGAGTTCAAAAATGACcacaggaaaaaattagaaatcCTCCAGAAGAA GGCTGAAGAATTCATAgacaaagaaaaggaagaatggAACAAactcaaaataaaattaataaaagatTTTCAAAATAAGACTAGCTTACTGAA GGAAGAAATGACCGAGGAGTACGGACTGTtgcaagaaaaggaagaatcgCTCAGAAGATTTTACGAC AATGAAATTGCGAACCTCAAATCGGttgttcaaaatgaaataaacgAGAGAATCAAAACAGAAAAGATTATCCTACGGGACGTCGATGACAAAGTGAacgaaattattaaaataattaaaaatgagaaaatcaCCAG ggAAAACTACTCGGAAAATCTGGTGTCCCTCATCGAGCAGTACTTTTCgcgaataaaaaaggaaattgaTAATGTACGCAAATGA